In the genome of Podospora pseudocomata strain CBS 415.72m chromosome 2 map unlocalized CBS415.72m_2.2, whole genome shotgun sequence, one region contains:
- the LAP2_1 gene encoding Leucyl aminopeptidase yscIV (COG:E; COG:I; COG:O; COG:V; EggNog:ENOG503NV5N; MEROPS:MER0002281), which translates to MWSSLFRQQAGKTATTTTTTITRITAHRQRRFVSRLTYTNGTMRDPNTLSNYDAWRTRHTTTNLKVDFTSKSLRGKVILELESQTDESSKEIILDSSYLDVSAIKLSGESTKWEIKDRQGANGSPVHIAVPNGAPKGDVVKVEIDVATTDKCTALQWLTPAQTSNKKAPFMFSQCQAIHARSLFPCQDTPDVKSTYTFNITSPHVVVASGVPVKGGETEGEGDEKVYKFEQKVPIPSYLYALASGDIESAPIGRISSVATGPNELKASQWELEGDMDKFLDAAEKIVFPYKWGEYNVLVLPPSFPYGGMENPIFTFATPTIISGDKQNIDVIAHELAHSWSGNLVTSCSWEHFWLNEGWTMYLERRIQASIHGSEAHIDFSAIRGWKALEESIEEFGKEHEFTKLCISHKGIDPDDAFSTVPYEKGFHFIYYLDKLVGRENFDKFIPHYFSKWANKSLDSFEFKDTFLGFFSAPEYARLKDKIAEIDWEGRFYNTGLPPKPEFDTSLVDECYKLAEKWKQKNFQPSPSDIEGWTGNQILVLLNEVQDFEEPLSVEQSQSLGETYGLTDSKNAELKSAYYHIAMKAQDTSSYQGVADLLGEVGRMKFVRPLYRSLNKVARDLALETFEKYKDFYHPICRQLVEKDLGVASNSA; encoded by the exons ATGTGGAGTTCGCTCTTCCGACAACAGGCGGGGaaaacagccaccaccaccaccaccaccatcaccagaaTCACAGCTCACCGACAACGACGATTCGTAAGCCGCCTCACCTACACAAACGGCACCATGAGAGATCCAAACACCCTCTCTAATTATGATGCCTGGCGCACCCGGCACACCACTACCAACCTCAAGGTGGATTTCACTTCCAAATCCCTTCGCGGCAAGGTCATACTCGAGCTTGAGTCTCAGACGGACGAGAGCAGCAAGGAGATCATCCTTGACTCTAGCTACCTAGATGTTTCAGCCATTAAGCTGTCTGGGGAGTCCACCAAATGGGAGATCAAAGACCGCCAAGGAGCCAACGGATCCCCGGTTCACATTGCCGTCCCTAACGGTGCCCCCAAGGGAGATGTCGTCAAGGTCGAAATCGATGTTGCTACCACGGACAAGTGCACAGCTCTGCAGTGGTTGACTCCCGCCCAGACGAGCAATAAGAAAGCTCCGTTCATGTTCAGTCAATGCCAGGCCATTCATGCCAGGAGTTTGTTCCCTTGCCAGGATACTCCTGACGTAAAGAGCACCTAtaccttcaacatcaccagcccaCATGTCGTTGTTGCGAGCGGTGTCCCGGTGAAGGGTGGTGAGactgagggagagggcgacGAGAAGGTTTACAAGTTTGAGCAAAAGGTTCCTATTCCATCCTATCTCTATGCGTTGGCCTCGGGAGATATTGAGAGCGCGCCGATTGGAAGGATATCCTCTGTTGCTACTGGGCCTAATGAGCTGAAGGCTTCGCagtgggagttggagggtgATATGGACAAGTTCCTGGATGCTGCAGAGAAGATTGTCTTCCCGTATAAGTGGGGAGAGTATAATGTGTTGGTGTTACCGCCAAGCTTTCCTTACGGAG GCATGGAGAACCCTATCTTCACTTTTGCTACACCGACGATTATCAGCGGCGACAAGCAGAATATCGATGTCATTGCTCATGAGCTGGCTCACTCATGGAGCGGAAATCTCGTGACGAGCTGCAGTTGGGAGCACTT CTGGCTGAATGAGGGCTGGACCATGTATCTTGAGCGTCGTATTCAGGCTTCGATTCACGGTAGTGAGGCTCACATCGATTTCTCCGCCATTCGCGGATGGAAAGCACTTG AGGAGTCCATCGAAGAGTTTGGCAAGGAACATGAGTTCACCAAGCTCTGCATCAGCCATAAGGGTATTGATCCAGATGATGCTTTCAGCACGGTGCCTTATGAGAAGGGCTTCCACTTCATCTACTACCTCGACAAACTTGTCGGGCGTGAGAACTTTGACAAGTTCATCCCTCACTACTTTAGCAAGTGGGCGAACAAGTCTCTTGACTCGTTCGAGTTCAAGGATACCTTCCTCGGGTTCTTCAGCGCCCCGGAATACGCCAGGCTGAAAGACAAGATCGCGGAGATTGACTGGGAGGGCCGCTTTTACAACACTGGCCTTCCACCAAAGCCCGAGTTTGACACATCGCTTGTTGATGAGTGCTACAAGCTGGCAGAAAAGTGGAAGCAGAAGAATTTCCAGCCCAGCCCGTCGGACATCGAGGGATGGACTGGTAACCAGATTCTCGTTCTGTTGAACGAGGTTCAAGACTTTGAAGAGCCTTTGTCTGTCGAGCAGTCG CAATCCCTCGGCGAGACTTATGGCCTGACAGACTCCAAGAATGCTGAGCTGAAGTCGGCCTACTACCACATCGCCATGAAGGCCCAGGATACCAGCTCTTATCAGGGTGTGGCTGACCTTCTTGGGGAGGTAGGGCGCATGAAGTTTGTTCGCCCTCTGTACCGGAGCTTGAACAAGGTGGCTCGCGACCTTGCGCTGGAGACGTTTGAGAAGTACAAGGACTTTTATCATCCCATTTGCCGGCAGCTGGTTGAGAAGGACCTTGGAGTGGCTAGTAACAGTGCTTAA